A stretch of Tenrec ecaudatus isolate mTenEca1 chromosome 2, mTenEca1.hap1, whole genome shotgun sequence DNA encodes these proteins:
- the LOC142439391 gene encoding protocadherin beta-18-like gives MEPAEGTSPQKRQVLLFFVFLGGSLVGSETRRYSVEEEMEVGSFIANVVKDLGSGVEDLPARRARVIFDDYTPHLRLDLHTGDLLTNEQLDREALCGLAEPCVLHFQVLLENPLQFFRAELWVKDINDHTPTFLDKHVLLKIPESSAPGTSFQMESAQDLDVGQNAVQNYTISPNRHFLLKLQDSGGRRKYPELVLDQPLDREKEPEVSVTLTAMDGGSPPKSGTASIRIVVLDVNDNAPQFEKPVYEVQVPENSPLDSLVLTVSATDLDAGINGELSYSFSHASRDMQQTFEIHPISGKVHLKALLDFELIQSYIINVQAIDGGGLVGKSVILVRVVDVNDNSPEITMTSLSSPILENSPPETVVAVFRVRDKDAGENGSMVCSIQDHLPFLLKPTFKNFYTLLTESPLDRETRAEYNITITVTDLGSPRLKTEHTIRVLVSDVNDNTPTFTQTSYTLYIQENNSPGLHLGTVSATDRDAGANAQVTYSLLPPRDPHLELASLVSIHAERGHLFALRALDFEALRAFEFRVGAADAGSPALSSEALVRVVVVDDNDHAPLVLYPPAPNGSAPCPELVPRVAEEGYLVSKVVAVDGDAGQNAWLSYQLLKATEPGLFRVWAHNGEVRTARPLGERDAAQHRLVVLVQDHGEPALSASFTLHVLLVDGFSQPYLPRPEGARDKAQADWLTVYLVIALASVSSLFLCSVLLFVALRLCRRRRATWEGRCSVPEGHFPGHLVDVSRTGTLSQNFQYEVYLEGSSAASEFKLQRAMDDVVEYPNFGNGLGFN, from the coding sequence ATGGAGCCGGCAGAGGGGACCAGTCCGCAGAAAAGGCAAGTgctgcttttctttgttttcctaggAGGATCTCTAGTGGGTTCTGAAACCCGGCGCTATTCTGTGGAGGAGGAAATGGAGGTCGGCTCCTTTATAGCCAACGTAGTGAAAGACCTGGGTTCCGGGGTGGAAGATCTGCCTGCTCGAAGAGCCAGAGTCATCTTTGATGACTACACACCACATTTGCGGTTGGATCTGCACACCGGAGACTTGCTCACAAATGAGCAACTGGATCGGGAGGCACTTTGCGGTCTCGCTGAACCATGTGTTTTGCACTTCCAAGTGTTACTTGAAAATCCTTTGCAATTTTTTCGGGCGGAGCTTTGGGTTAAAGATATCAACGATCACACCCCCACGTTCTTAGACAAGCACGTccttttgaaaatcccagagagttCTGCTCCAGGAACCTCGTTCCAAATGGAGAGTGCGCAAGACCTAGATGTAGGACAGAATGCTGTCCAGAACTACACCATCAGCCCCAATCGCCATTTCCTTCTTAAACTACAAGACAGCGGTGGGCGCAGGAAATACCCTGAGTTAGTGCTGGACCAGCCTCTGGATCGAGAAAAGGAGCCCGAGGTTAGCGTCACGCTAACCGCCATGGATGGCGGGTCGCCGCCCAAGTCTGGGACTGCCTCCATTCGCATTGTTGTCCTGGATGTCAATGACAATGCCCCTCAGTTTGAGAAGCCAGTCTATGAAGTTCAGGTACCAGAGAACAGCCCTCTGGACTCCTTGGTCCTGACGGTGTCTGCTACGGATTTAGATGCAGGAATAAATGGAGAACTATCTTATTCATTTTCCCACGCCTCCAGAGACATGCAGCAAACATTTGAAATTCATCCGATTTCTGGCAAAGTTCACTTAAAAGCACTTCTAGATTTCGAGCTAATTCAGTCTTACATAATAAATGTCCAAGCCATTGATGGTGGAGGCCTTGTTGGAAAATCAGTCATTCTTGTTCGGGTTGTAGATGTGAACGACAATTCACCAGAAATAACCATGACATCTCTTAGCAGCCCCATACTGGAAAACTCCCCACCGGAGACGGTAGTCGCAGTGTTCAGAGTACGAGACAAAGACGCAGGAGAGAACGGTAGTATGGTATGCTCAATTCAGGACCATCTCCCCTTCCTCCTGAAGCCTACCTTCAAGAATTTCTACACCCTACTGACGGAGAGCCCTTTGGACAGAGAGACTAGAGCAGAATATAATATCACCATCACTGTCACCGACTTGGGGTCCCCCAGGCTCAAAACCGAGCACACCATCAGGGTGCTGGTCTCCGACGTCAATGACAACACGCCCACCTTCACCCAAACCTCCTACACGCTGTACATCCAGGAGAACAACAGCCCCGGCCTGCACCTGGGCACAGTCAGCGCCACAGACAGAGACGCGGGCGCCAACGCCCAAGTCACCTACTCCCTGCTGCCGCCCCGCGACCCGCACCTCGAGCTCGCCTCGCTCGTGTCCATCCACGCCGAGCGCGGGCACCTGTTCGCGCTGCGGGCGCTGGACTTCGAGGCGCTGCGCGCCTTCGAGTTCCGCGTGGGCGCGGCGGACGCGGGCTCCCCGGCGCTGAGCAGCGAGGCGCTGGTGcgcgtggtggtggtggacgaCAACGACCACGCGCCCCTGGTGCTGTACCCGCCAGCGCCCAACGGCTCTGCGCCCTGCCCAGAGCTGGTGCCCAGGGTGGCCGAGGAGGGCTACCTGGTGAGCAAGGTGGTGGCGGTGGACGGCGACGCGGGCCAGAACGCCTGGCTGTCCTACCAGCTGCTCAAGGCCACGGAGCCAGGGCTGTTCCGCGTGTGGGCGCACAATGGCGAGGTGCGCACCGCCAGGCCACTGGGCGAGCGCGACGCGGCgcagcacaggctggtggtgctggtgcaggaccatggcGAGCCAGCCCTGTCTGCCAGCTTCACGCTGCACGTGCTGCTGGTGGACGGCTTCTCGCAGCCCTACCTGCCGCGGCCCGAGGGCGCCCGCGACAAGGCGCAGGCCGACTGGCTCACGGTCTACCTGGTCATTGCGTTGGCCTCTGTGTCTTCGCTCTtcctctgctctgtgctcctgtttGTGGCCCTGAGActgtgcaggaggaggagggccaCCTGGGAGGGTCGCTGTTCTGTGCCTGAGGGTCACTTCCCAGGCCACTTGGTGGACGTGAGCCGCACTGGGACTTTGTCACAGAACTTCCAATATGAAGTCTATCTGGAAGGCAGCTCTGCAGCAAGTGAGTTTAAACTCCAGCGTGCTATGGACGATGTGGTGGAATATCCAAATTTTGGAAATGGCTTGGGGTTCAATTAA